The genome window ACGAAATGCAGAACGTGATGCGGTCGCCATCGGGGATAGACACGGTCTCGATGAGTTGACCGTCAGCCATTCTGAACAGGAACTTCTCGGTGCCGTCAGTCGAGGTCTGGCGCGTCGAGAGGTCGAGCTGGGGGAGCGCGAACGACTGCGCGAGTGCCTCGCGAAGCGCTTTGGGCAGCTCGGTGATCTCGTCGAACGAGCGGACCGGACGCTGCCAGAGACGCGCGAAAATCTGCGCCGCCCGATACGACGGCTCACCGCGCTCACTCAGCCACGCGAGGAGGCGCGACAGGGCCGCATCAGGTGAAAGGTCAAGCAGGTTTTCGGTCGCCATCGTGTCTGACATCATTCCTTGAGGATCGAACTGAGCGTGAACTGATAAACGGGTCCGAGCCCGGAGATGCCTTCCTCGCGTGCGACGCCGACCACGTACCGTGCATAGTACACCGCCAGCCCCGAGCGGATGCGCGTGACGGAACTTCCGCCCGCCGAGGCGCGCACGATCGCGGCTCGTGCCTCCAGTCGATCCAGTCGCCCCGACAGGAACGGTCCGCGCTCCGTCGCCCCGCGGTTGACGTTGTTCTGGCTCAGTCCAAGCCGGAGCTCGCGGGAGGCCGAATCGCCGACCACTCGCGCGTCAACCGCCGCCACGAACGCCGGTCGATCATCAATTTCGCGGCCTGGACGCCACAGGAAGCTGGACAAGGCGAGGCGCGCGTTCTGCCATGGCAGATCGTGGATTACCACACCGAGGTCGGCGGCGATCGCCGTGTTCACCTGCTGGTCGGCCCGCCCTTCGCGCCAGCGCGCCGCCAGTCCGGCCGTGACATGCGGCATCAGCGTTTTGGCCGCCGTGGCACTGACCAGCACGCTGGCGTAGCTGATGTCACCGACGCTCTGCGGATCGCTCTCGGTTCGCACCAGCCCCGCCACGGACGTTCGGGCCACCGACACGCCGAGCGTGGTGCCCGATGCGCGGCGAAACGACGCGGAGATCAATTGCCCGTCGACGCCTTGCTGCGCGCCGGTCGACAACGACGCAACGCCAAGCCGCATCCGCTCGCCAGGGCGGAGCGCCGACGCCGCCGGATTCCACAGGCCGGCCCCAGGTTCCGCGGCCAGCGCCGCCGGCTCGAGCACCGCGCCGAGCGGAAATTCCCAAAGATCGCGCGCGGGCACTGGCTGCGCGGCGAGCCCGCGGGCCCAGCAACACGCGGTCATCCCGCAGATGAGCAGGCGTCGCATAGGGCACTCTAACGGCCCGCGCCTTGGCGGGTCAAGCGAATGCCTCTGGGCAATCGCTACCGAGACCGACGTAAATCGTTTAACTTTCATCGTTTGCGGCCGTTCATCGGCCCACGTACTTCCCTGATGTGCCCCGTCCGGAGCGCCGCGCGTAATGTCGTCTTTGCCAGAACAGTCCGTGCTCGCCACGACCCTTCGTACCGACACCTGTGGCCTCCTGCGCGCGCCGGATGTCGGTCGCACCGTTCGCTTGGGCGGATGGGTGCACCGGAGCCGTGATCTCGGCGGCCTTGTGTTCATCGATCTGCGCGACCGCACCGGTCTGGTGCAGTTGGCCTTCGGGCCGGCGTGGAGCGATACCGAGACGCTGCGCATCGCGGCGGCCGTGGGTGTCGAGTCGGTCGTGTTGTGCGAAGGGGAAGTCGTTGCACGCGAGCCCGAACGGCTGAATCCGGATATGCTCACCGGCACGATCGAAGTGCGGGTGACATCATTGCGTGTGGTCGGTCCCGCCGTCACCCCGGCGCTGCCGGTGGCCCGCGGACGCGGCGAAAAGATGGCGGCCGAAGAGCTGCGCTTGCGTCACCGCTATCTCGACCTGCGCCGTCCGGAATTGCAGGAGAATCTGGTGCTGCGTCACCGGCTGTTGCAGGTGTCGCGCCGCTTCCTCAGCGATCGTGGCTATCTCGAACTCGAGACGCCGATTCTCACCAAGCCGACACCGGAAGGCGCGCGCGATTACCTCGTGCCGAGCCGCGTCCATCCGGGCGAATTCTACGCGTTGCCGCAGTCGCCGCAGATCTACAAGCAGCTGTTCATGTGCTGCGGCTTCGATCGGTACTTCCAGATCGCGCGCTGCTTCCGCGACGAAGATCTCCGCGCCGATCGGCAGCCGGAGTTCACACAGATCGACATTGAAGCGTCGTTCATCGAGCGCGAAGATATCCTGGCGCTCGCCGAAGGGCTGATCGGTGCGCTGTGGACCGAAGCGGGCCACACCATCCCGGCGCACTTCGATCGCATGAGCTATCGCGATGCCATGGAGTTCTATGGCTGCGATCGCCCCGATCTGCGATACGACCTCCGGCTGGCTGACTACACGGCGGTGTTCGCCGGTCTCGAATTCGCGGTCACCGCGAGCGCGATCGCCAACGGCGCGCGCGTGCGCGGACTCATCGTGCCGGGTGGTGCCGCCTGGAGCCGCAAACAGGTGGATGAGTTGGAAGCGCTCGCCAAAAGCGCCGGCGCGGGTGGCCTGCTGCGTCTACGGCACGCCGACGGCGCCTACGACGGTCCGTTGGCCAAGTTCCTCACCGACGACGCGCGCGAAGCCTTCGCGCTCGCCGATGGCGATCTCGCCCTGTTCGTGGCTGCTCCCGATCGTGTGTCCAGTCCCGCGCTCGATCGCGTGCGACAGGAGTGCGCGCGCCGCCTCGATCTGGTCGACGACACGCGGCCGCGCTTCATCGTGGTGATGGACTTTCCGATGTTCGAGGAAGATCCCACCACTGGGGCGCTCGCGGCCGTGCACCACCCATTCACCGCGCCGCATCCGGAAGACATGCAGGCGTTTCCTGACCAGCCGGCGCGTTGGCGTGCCTTGGCCTACGATGTCGTCCTCAACGGCACGGAACTCGGTGGTGGCAGCATCCGTATCAGCGATCCAGCCATGCAGTCGCGCATGTTCTCGTTGCTGGGTATCGGTGATGTCGCCGATCAAGAGCGGCGTTTCGGCTTTCTGCTCGAAGGCCTCCGGGCCGGTGCGCCGCCGCATGGAGGAATTGCCTTCGGCTTCGATCGTATCGCGATGCTGCTGTCGGGCGCGCCGTCGCTGCGCGACGTGATCGCGTTCCCGAAGACCACCGCGGCGCGCTCGCTCTTCGAGGGCGCGCCGGTGGCCGTGGCAGCGGAAGATCTGGCGGAGTTGCACCTCACCGTCACCGGGACCGGCACGTGAGCGGCAACGATCGCGCCCCCGAGACCGTGACGACGCGCGTGTCCGTCGAAGGCGCGGACATGCAGATGCTCGCCGGTGCCAACGACGCCAATCTCGTGGAACTCGGGCGCGCCACGGGCACGCGCGTGGCGCTGCGCGGCGACAGCCTCACGATCACCGGTGATCTCGACAACGTCACCCGTGCCGAGCCTATCGCGACGGCAATGGTCATGCTCGTGCGCGAGGGGAAGACCCTGAGTGCCGACGACGTGCTGCGGCTGTCCCTGACCGAGCGTCCGGCCGATGCGCCGGCGGCCACCAACGGCGCCCTCGTGCTGCCGGGGGCGCGGCGCGGCGTCCAGCCGAAAACGCCTGGGCAGGCCGAGTACCTCAAGCAGATCGGCGAGCACGATATCGTGGTCGGCGTTGGTCCCGCGGGCACGGGCAAGACCTATCTTGCCGTCGCCGCGGCGGTCGATGCGCTCATGCGGAAGCGCGTGCGGCGCATTGTGCTGGCGCGTCCGGCGGTGGAGGCGGGCGAAAGTCTCGGGTTTCTGCCGGGGGACATGCAGGCCAAGATCGATCCGTATCTCCGCCCGCTGTACGATGCCCTCGACGATCTCATTCCGGTCGAGCGTCTGCAAAAGCTCATCGAGACGCGCACCATCGAAGTGGCTCCGCTGGCCTTTATGCGCGGGCGTACGCTCAGCGATTCGTTCGTCATTCTCGACGAAGCGCAGAATGCGACCGGCCTGCAGATGAAGATGTTTCTCACGCGGCTGGGCGTGAGTTCGAAGATCGTGATCACCGGCGACAAGACACAGGTCGACCTGCCGCGCCGCGAAGACTCGGGCCTCATGCAGATCGAACGTATTCTGCACGGGATCGAAGGGATTTCGTTCCATTACTTCACCGATGCCGACGTCGTGCGACATCGCTTGGTGCGAGACATCATCCGTGCCTACAACGCCGATGCGGCCGGCGCATGAGCAGCAGGCGTGAGAATCCCCGCGCCGTGTCGGTGCAAGCCGATGGGGTTCGCGTACCGGTTGCCGCCGATCGTCTGGTCGAACTGTCGCGCAGCGTGCTGCGCGCGCTCAAGGTGCCGCGCGCGATGATCAGCGTCACGTTCGTGTCGTCACGCACCAGCGCGACGCTCAATCGACGGCATCTCGGTCATCGCGGACCGACCGACGTAATCACGTTCGCTTTGGGCTCCGATCCTGCGGGGACCGTCATCGCCGACATCTACATCAGCCCGGATGTCGCGCGCCGGCAGGCGAAGGAGTTTGGGGTCGGCGTACGTGAAGAGATTGCGCGCCTCGTGGTGCATGGTATGCTGCACGCCTGCGGGTGGGAACATCCCGACGGCGAGGAACGGATGACGTCGCCGATGTGGCGACGCCAGGAGCAATTGCTGCATCGCTTCTGGATGACGCCGACCCGTACCGCATGAGTGCAGTCGCGTGGGGGCTGGCGACTGGCGGAGCCGTTGTTGCCGCACTCGCCGCCGTCGCCGACGGTGCGCTGCTCTCCGAGCCGCCACAGTCGTCGATACCCGTCGAGCGTTCTACGCTCGCGCCCCCGGCCCCGGTGGTGCCGCGACCCGTGCCTTCGCGCGAGCGGACACACCGCGCACTGGCCTTCGCGCGCGTGCTCGGACATCTCGCGGCT of Gemmatimonas sp. contains these proteins:
- a CDS encoding PhoH family protein, whose protein sequence is MSGNDRAPETVTTRVSVEGADMQMLAGANDANLVELGRATGTRVALRGDSLTITGDLDNVTRAEPIATAMVMLVREGKTLSADDVLRLSLTERPADAPAATNGALVLPGARRGVQPKTPGQAEYLKQIGEHDIVVGVGPAGTGKTYLAVAAAVDALMRKRVRRIVLARPAVEAGESLGFLPGDMQAKIDPYLRPLYDALDDLIPVERLQKLIETRTIEVAPLAFMRGRTLSDSFVILDEAQNATGLQMKMFLTRLGVSSKIVITGDKTQVDLPRREDSGLMQIERILHGIEGISFHYFTDADVVRHRLVRDIIRAYNADAAGA
- the aspS gene encoding aspartate--tRNA ligase translates to MSSLPEQSVLATTLRTDTCGLLRAPDVGRTVRLGGWVHRSRDLGGLVFIDLRDRTGLVQLAFGPAWSDTETLRIAAAVGVESVVLCEGEVVAREPERLNPDMLTGTIEVRVTSLRVVGPAVTPALPVARGRGEKMAAEELRLRHRYLDLRRPELQENLVLRHRLLQVSRRFLSDRGYLELETPILTKPTPEGARDYLVPSRVHPGEFYALPQSPQIYKQLFMCCGFDRYFQIARCFRDEDLRADRQPEFTQIDIEASFIEREDILALAEGLIGALWTEAGHTIPAHFDRMSYRDAMEFYGCDRPDLRYDLRLADYTAVFAGLEFAVTASAIANGARVRGLIVPGGAAWSRKQVDELEALAKSAGAGGLLRLRHADGAYDGPLAKFLTDDAREAFALADGDLALFVAAPDRVSSPALDRVRQECARRLDLVDDTRPRFIVVMDFPMFEEDPTTGALAAVHHPFTAPHPEDMQAFPDQPARWRALAYDVVLNGTELGGGSIRISDPAMQSRMFSLLGIGDVADQERRFGFLLEGLRAGAPPHGGIAFGFDRIAMLLSGAPSLRDVIAFPKTTAARSLFEGAPVAVAAEDLAELHLTVTGTGT
- the ybeY gene encoding rRNA maturation RNase YbeY; protein product: MSSRRENPRAVSVQADGVRVPVAADRLVELSRSVLRALKVPRAMISVTFVSSRTSATLNRRHLGHRGPTDVITFALGSDPAGTVIADIYISPDVARRQAKEFGVGVREEIARLVVHGMLHACGWEHPDGEERMTSPMWRRQEQLLHRFWMTPTRTA